In Deferribacter desulfuricans SSM1, the following are encoded in one genomic region:
- a CDS encoding ribonuclease Z, whose protein sequence is MAKLTVLGSGSVVQYEGRGSASYLLEIDDKKIVLDCGFYLLERLEQKGVMADEIDYIFVSHKHPDHFMGLIHFLFARKNKRVYSDKPVTIFGFKGLKEYIESFKNILGKWIEPDIEIHIIEDEERDFGIFSYKLFKTKHTDESVGIVLNFNDKKLVYTSDTEYFEELIEIVNNADLLIAECGKLKGEDFEGHMFYDEVLEIAVNSNISTLLFSHFYPETDKFYIDAKDYNFKIFKARDLMTLNI, encoded by the coding sequence ATGGCAAAATTAACAGTTTTAGGATCAGGAAGTGTTGTGCAATATGAGGGTAGGGGATCCGCATCATATCTGTTGGAAATTGATGATAAAAAAATAGTTTTGGATTGTGGTTTTTATTTGCTTGAAAGGTTAGAACAAAAAGGTGTTATGGCTGATGAAATAGATTATATCTTTGTATCTCATAAACATCCAGATCATTTTATGGGTTTAATACATTTTCTTTTTGCAAGGAAAAATAAGAGGGTTTATTCTGATAAACCGGTTACAATTTTTGGATTTAAGGGGTTAAAAGAATATATTGAATCTTTTAAAAATATCTTAGGAAAATGGATAGAACCTGATATTGAGATTCATATTATTGAGGATGAAGAAAGAGATTTTGGTATTTTTAGTTACAAACTTTTTAAAACAAAGCATACCGATGAATCTGTGGGAATTGTTTTAAATTTTAATGATAAAAAGTTGGTGTACACTTCAGATACTGAGTATTTTGAAGAATTGATAGAAATAGTAAACAATGCTGATTTGTTGATTGCAGAATGTGGAAAACTAAAGGGCGAAGATTTTGAAGGGCATATGTTTTATGATGAAGTGTTAGAGATTGCTGTTAATAGTAATATCTCTACGCTGCTTTTTTCACATTTTTACCCAGAAACAGACAAGTTTTATATAGATGCAAAAGATTATAATTTTAAGATATTCAAAGCAAGGGATTTGATGACATTAAATATTTAA
- a CDS encoding NAD-dependent epimerase/dehydratase family protein: MGDKILLVTGASGFIGRHFVSLLSDDSFIALGRRNIGFKHFISFDFSKDKSLIFPDDIETVVHFAGCTKTINKDDYFKINVDATANLIEMAVKNKVKKFVLISSQAAAGSNAKSEYDKSNPVSIYGKSKLLAEKKVLQYKNEIDVLIIRPPAVFGPFDTDFHKTFKMVKSGIIPLINNSLFSYVYVRDLVENILKLLNCNTKSGEIFFVSATNPISQKGFIKHIAEIMSKKVTFIKIPKQIAFTVAWLNELKSKVLRKPDIFSVDKVREIVAGDWVCSNEKLKKFIEPVETPISDALRETYEWYKENKWL; the protein is encoded by the coding sequence TTGGGGGATAAAATTTTACTTGTTACAGGTGCTTCTGGGTTTATTGGTAGACATTTTGTTTCTCTGTTATCAGATGATAGTTTTATAGCTTTGGGAAGAAGGAATATAGGTTTTAAGCATTTTATATCTTTTGATTTTTCAAAAGATAAATCACTGATTTTTCCAGATGATATAGAAACTGTAGTGCATTTTGCAGGTTGTACAAAGACTATTAACAAAGATGATTATTTCAAAATAAATGTTGATGCTACAGCAAATCTTATTGAAATGGCTGTTAAAAATAAAGTTAAAAAGTTTGTTTTGATTTCTTCGCAGGCTGCAGCAGGGTCAAATGCAAAAAGTGAATATGATAAATCAAATCCTGTAAGTATTTATGGCAAAAGTAAACTATTGGCAGAAAAAAAAGTTTTGCAATATAAAAACGAAATAGATGTTTTAATTATAAGACCACCAGCTGTATTTGGACCTTTTGATACCGATTTTCACAAAACCTTCAAAATGGTTAAAAGTGGCATAATCCCTTTGATAAATAACAGTTTATTTAGCTATGTATATGTCAGAGACTTGGTGGAAAATATTTTAAAACTTCTTAATTGTAATACAAAAAGTGGCGAAATATTCTTTGTTTCTGCAACTAATCCCATCTCTCAAAAGGGATTTATTAAACATATTGCAGAGATTATGAGCAAAAAGGTTACTTTTATAAAAATACCCAAGCAAATTGCTTTTACAGTTGCTTGGCTAAATGAGCTAAAAAGTAAGGTTTTAAGAAAACCTGATATTTTTTCAGTAGATAAAGTTAGAGAGATTGTTGCTGGAGATTGGGTTTGCTCCAATGAAAAATTGAAGAAATTTATTGAGCCAGTTGAGACACCAATAAGCGATGCACTAAGGGAAACCTATGAATGGTATAAAGAAAACAAATGGTTATAA
- a CDS encoding phosphatase PAP2 family protein → MNGIKKTNGYNFLPHDFLTLFYVIIIIFIVLTHYNSLSFAYMHIFTHLLGVAFIFLIAKYDRNKNKLITLIHYFYPILFFTFIYQETGRLNQLFYDGYFDKLLLYWDTKLFGKSPIYWFYELIPQRIISEYFHFSYAFYYLMVPLTFVYIYKRKKDNVLHYMFTLCFSFYIYYLIFIFFPAVGGRTFADIYAREGYLFKKIVDYIYLTQEIDGGAFPSSHVGIALVCLLNLKRVGGYFYKIMLILVPSLALATVYCGYHYGVDMITGWISGYILYKISSFLYVRYFSN, encoded by the coding sequence ATGAATGGTATAAAGAAAACAAATGGTTATAACTTTCTACCACATGATTTTTTGACACTTTTTTATGTTATAATAATTATTTTTATTGTTTTAACACATTATAATAGTTTAAGTTTTGCTTATATGCACATTTTTACGCATCTTTTAGGCGTAGCTTTTATTTTTTTGATAGCTAAATATGACAGAAATAAAAATAAATTGATTACTTTAATTCACTATTTTTACCCTATTTTGTTTTTTACTTTTATATATCAGGAGACAGGAAGACTTAATCAGCTTTTTTATGATGGTTATTTTGATAAATTACTTCTTTATTGGGATACAAAACTTTTTGGCAAATCACCCATTTATTGGTTTTATGAATTAATCCCTCAAAGAATAATTTCTGAATATTTTCATTTTTCTTATGCTTTTTATTATCTAATGGTGCCGTTAACATTCGTTTATATTTATAAGAGGAAGAAAGATAATGTTTTGCATTATATGTTTACTCTGTGCTTTTCATTTTATATTTACTATTTGATATTTATATTTTTTCCTGCTGTAGGTGGTAGGACTTTTGCTGATATCTATGCTAGAGAAGGTTATCTTTTTAAGAAAATTGTAGATTATATTTATCTTACACAAGAAATAGATGGAGGTGCATTCCCTTCTTCGCATGTGGGTATTGCTCTTGTTTGTTTATTAAACTTAAAAAGGGTAGGTGGGTATTTTTACAAAATTATGCTGATTTTGGTACCTTCACTTGCATTAGCAACAGTATATTGTGGATACCATTATGGTGTAGACATGATTACAGGTTGGATTTCTGGATATATACTATACAAAATTTCATCTTTTTTATACGTAAGATATTTCAGTAATTGA
- a CDS encoding molybdenum cofactor biosynthesis protein MoaE, with the protein MKNIVVRLEENKIDVAKLYNEFYTSVSDSTGTILIHHGKAKYPGKYKPNYTKIKLTIIDDEALNKINEYAHKIFDRFDLNKLFVVHQVGVIEKNDTILFLAAEAKDRSSAFDAIRDILEFIKAETLIKLEEL; encoded by the coding sequence GTGAAAAATATCGTAGTAAGATTAGAGGAAAATAAAATTGATGTAGCAAAACTCTATAATGAGTTTTATACATCAGTAAGTGATAGTACAGGTACTATTTTAATCCATCATGGAAAAGCTAAATATCCTGGGAAATATAAACCTAATTATACTAAAATTAAATTGACTATTATTGATGATGAAGCTTTAAATAAAATCAATGAATATGCTCATAAAATTTTTGATAGATTTGATTTGAATAAGCTTTTTGTAGTCCATCAAGTGGGAGTAATAGAAAAAAATGATACAATACTCTTTTTAGCTGCAGAAGCTAAAGATAGAAGCTCCGCATTTGATGCAATAAGGGACATTTTAGAGTTTATCAAAGCTGAAACATTGATAAAATTGGAAGAACTATAA
- a CDS encoding FapA family protein produces the protein MNTDFFDRYDKKSFLAITPSGNAFLAEDNHFQRKVILKEIPKSDANIKKRFENIVKTAGQIIHPSVLTIMDFAEDENNYYLIQEYIDLEHDSFSLNKIASLDISQKAEIILDIIDALQFAYESNMIHKNLYLDSIYLTKNQKVKIDNFGIDRVVTKNNLISELGFSTSPPPFIPPEKIAGKHSTYKSDIFQLGCIIFTLFTTIYPFGEKISDNALLNIKKLNYPHLSLFSNVPDNIKEAIKQCLKLDPNQRINDYQQLIDLIKDFNKKQITVSEEPFTIIELDKKLYLVVNDPNISKEKILEALIDEGYLVDENKVEEAIKFSKGNAYLISERVEKFDLSKFKDITLTVSQDRLEAYLSLPKYHNLTKNDIIFFLKKNHINYGINEENIDKILKNPSLNIPVSVGKKPINGTDAFIIYFFEKDNIYKPKILDNDRVDFKEINFIQPVKKNDVLCVKIPYTEGIDGIDVYGRPIKAKPGKDFKLPVGKNTYVSSDGLKLISTVDGQITYNGNQVNVIEVIIINSNVDYSVGNINYHGDVIINGDVLSGFDINAGGDIKIRGIVEGCKIISENGSIVINGGVFGKDKAVIKALKKITAEFIQDAEVFCEQDIEVLDYVRNSKVVCNGYFKCIRKTGTVHTCSITASDFIEVNIAGTIPYTKTQLKIIPLNKTLIKQKLNSNKEAQNKINNSLSYVKEIIKKIILKYGNIEDAVMDKEYQLNIERLKQLEQKLKHILVKEKVLNSLYERSVKHNPFIKINKTLYSDVILKIGNYSYTSHKDYFNQILVKIEEGDIQLIGGDL, from the coding sequence ATGAACACTGATTTTTTTGATAGATATGATAAAAAAAGTTTTTTAGCAATCACCCCTTCTGGCAATGCTTTTCTTGCTGAAGACAATCATTTTCAAAGAAAAGTTATTCTAAAGGAAATTCCAAAGTCTGATGCAAATATAAAAAAAAGATTTGAAAACATTGTAAAAACAGCGGGACAAATAATACATCCATCCGTATTGACAATTATGGATTTTGCTGAGGATGAAAACAATTATTACCTTATACAAGAATATATAGATTTGGAGCATGATTCTTTTAGTTTAAACAAAATAGCTTCACTAGATATAAGCCAAAAGGCAGAAATTATCTTAGATATCATTGATGCATTACAATTTGCATACGAAAGTAATATGATACACAAAAACTTGTATTTAGATTCTATTTATTTGACAAAGAATCAAAAAGTGAAAATCGACAATTTTGGTATTGATAGAGTTGTGACAAAAAATAATCTAATATCTGAGTTAGGATTTAGCACTTCTCCGCCACCATTTATCCCACCAGAAAAAATTGCAGGGAAGCATTCCACATATAAATCAGATATATTTCAGTTAGGATGTATAATTTTTACTCTATTTACAACAATTTATCCATTTGGAGAAAAGATTTCTGATAATGCTTTGTTAAATATAAAGAAGTTAAATTATCCTCATTTGAGCCTTTTTTCCAATGTGCCTGACAATATAAAAGAAGCAATTAAGCAGTGCTTAAAGCTCGATCCAAATCAAAGGATAAATGATTATCAGCAGCTTATTGATTTAATAAAAGATTTTAATAAAAAACAGATAACTGTATCAGAAGAACCATTTACTATAATTGAGCTTGATAAAAAACTTTATTTAGTTGTTAACGATCCTAACATTTCTAAAGAAAAAATATTAGAAGCGCTTATTGATGAAGGTTATTTAGTAGATGAAAATAAAGTAGAAGAAGCTATAAAATTCTCAAAAGGGAATGCTTATTTAATATCAGAAAGAGTAGAAAAGTTTGATTTATCAAAATTTAAAGATATCACACTTACAGTATCTCAAGATAGATTGGAAGCATACCTTTCTTTACCAAAATACCATAACCTGACTAAAAACGATATTATATTTTTTTTAAAAAAGAATCATATCAATTATGGGATTAATGAGGAAAATATAGATAAAATATTAAAAAATCCATCACTAAATATTCCTGTGTCGGTTGGTAAAAAACCAATTAATGGTACAGATGCTTTTATAATATACTTTTTTGAAAAAGATAATATTTATAAACCAAAAATCTTAGATAATGATAGAGTTGATTTCAAAGAGATAAATTTTATTCAACCTGTCAAAAAGAATGATGTGCTGTGTGTTAAAATCCCTTACACAGAAGGGATTGATGGTATAGATGTATATGGAAGACCAATAAAAGCAAAACCAGGAAAAGATTTTAAACTCCCAGTTGGTAAAAATACTTATGTAAGTTCTGATGGTTTAAAACTTATTTCCACCGTAGATGGGCAAATTACATACAACGGCAATCAAGTAAATGTGATAGAAGTTATAATTATTAATAGCAATGTGGATTATTCTGTCGGAAATATAAATTATCATGGGGATGTTATTATAAATGGGGATGTCTTGAGTGGTTTTGACATTAATGCTGGCGGAGATATCAAAATAAGAGGTATCGTGGAAGGGTGTAAAATAATCTCTGAAAATGGCTCTATAGTTATAAATGGAGGTGTTTTTGGAAAGGATAAAGCAGTTATTAAAGCTTTGAAAAAAATAACTGCGGAGTTTATTCAAGATGCTGAAGTTTTTTGTGAGCAGGATATAGAAGTGTTAGATTATGTAAGAAATAGTAAAGTAGTGTGCAACGGCTATTTCAAATGTATAAGAAAAACTGGGACTGTACACACTTGTAGTATTACAGCCTCAGATTTTATAGAAGTAAATATTGCAGGCACAATCCCCTATACTAAAACCCAATTAAAAATTATCCCATTAAACAAAACATTAATCAAACAAAAATTAAATAGCAACAAAGAGGCTCAAAATAAAATCAATAATTCACTTTCTTATGTAAAGGAAATTATCAAAAAAATAATTTTAAAATATGGAAATATAGAAGATGCTGTTATGGATAAAGAATATCAACTAAATATCGAAAGGTTAAAGCAACTGGAACAAAAACTAAAGCATATTTTAGTAAAAGAAAAAGTATTAAATAGTCTTTATGAAAGAAGTGTCAAACATAACCCATTTATAAAAATAAATAAAACATTATATTCTGATGTCATACTAAAAATAGGTAACTACTCTTATACAAGTCATAAAGATTATTTTAATCAAATTTTAGTAAAAATAGAAGAAGGGGATATACAACTAATTGGAGGTGACTTGTGA